One Loxodonta africana isolate mLoxAfr1 chromosome 15, mLoxAfr1.hap2, whole genome shotgun sequence genomic window carries:
- the LOC100663827 gene encoding olfactory receptor 6X1-like produces MRNGTAITEFILIGFPDIQGLQIPLFIVIFLIYILTLGGNGLIIIIVWAEPRLQIPMYFFLCNLSFLEIWYTTTVIPKLLETFVVARTVICIPYCLLQAFFHFFLGTTEFLILTVMSFDRYLAICKPLHYPTIMTSNLCLWLALSTWMTAFTIVFCQMLLLIQLPFCGNNIINHFYCDIGPILKAACTDTTFLELLGFLATISVIPGSLFFTTISYICILSTILQISSATGRQKAFSTCASHLTVVSLLYGAVLFMYLRPTTHSSFNINKVVSVLNTILTPLLNPFIYTIRNKEVKGALRKTMACAKVRHQSKNVQHSP; encoded by the coding sequence ATGAGAAATGGCACAGCAATCACAGAGTTCATTCTCATAGGCTTTCCTGATATCCAAGGACTACAAATCCCTCTCTTCATAGTGATCTTTCTCATCTACATATTAACCCTTGGAGGCAATGGGCTCATTATCATCATTGTCTGGGCTGAGCCCAGGCTACAAAttccaatgtatttcttcctttgcAACTTGTCCTTCCTTGAGATCTGGTACACCACCACGGTCATCCCCAAACTGCTAGAAACCTTTGTGGTAGCAAGAACAGTTATTTGCATTCCCTACTGCCTGCTGCAGGCCTTCTTCCACTTCTTCCTGGGCACCACTGAGTTCCTCATTCTCACTGTTATGTCTTTTGACCGCTAcctggccatctgcaagccccttcACTACCCTACCATCATGACAAGCAACCTCTGCTTGTGGCTGGCCCTCAGCACCTGGATGACAGCCTTCACCATTGTCTTTTGTCAGATGCTGCTGCTCATCCAGCTGCCATTCTGTGGCAACAACATCATCAATCATTTCTACTGTGATATTGGTCCCATCTTGAAAGCAGCCTGCACTGACACCACCTTTTTGGAGCTCCTGGGTTTCCTAGCAACGATCTCTGTGATCCCAGGGTCACTCTTCTTTACAACGATTTCTTATATTTGCATACTGTCCACCATCCTACAGATTTCTTCAGCCACTGGCCGCCAGAAAGCTTTCTCTACCTGTGCCTCTCACCTGACAGTTGTCTCCCTACTCTACGGAGCTGTTCTGTTCATGTACCTAAGACccacaacacactcctcctttaACATTAATAAGGTGGTATCTGTGCTAAATACTATCCTCACCCCCCTTCTGAATCCCTTTATTTATACCATTAGAAACAAGGAGGTGAAAGGAGCACTAAGGAAAACAATGGCTTGTGCAAAGGTTCGTCATCAATCGAAAAATGTGCAACACAGCCCATAG